Part of the Nothobranchius furzeri strain GRZ-AD chromosome 2, NfurGRZ-RIMD1, whole genome shotgun sequence genome, TGCAGTTCCTGAGACGGGACAAATCGGTTCGCGGTGACCTGTCGCTGGCAGACTTGATGCAGCCCTTTAGTCATCTCATCCTCTCTTACAAACATGAAAAAAGACGTGAGAAAAAAATCCAGATGGCTCACCCAATGATAGCCAAATGTTGTACTAAACTGTTAACTAAAGCAGAGGTGACCAGAAGGGATAAGGCAAGAAACTTCTTGATCAGCTTTTGCAAAGGGGATGTTTCTACATATTTGCTTGGATTCATCAAAGACCTGCTGACAAAACGAGAAAAGAAGAAGACTAAAATGGAGGAAAACACAGAAAAGCCTGGTGTTAGGCTTCAGAAAGAAGATGAGGATGTTGAGAAGTATTCCAGGCTGATTTTAGACATTACCAAGAAGGAAGACAAAAAGGAGAGTGCATCAGTTCTAAAGGTTGCATCAAACAAATTTGTAACAAACCCGTGCTTCCCCCAGGCTCTTGCTCGCTTTTGTTACAGAGAACTCAAAGATTACAAGGAGGCAGAGATGTGGGCGAAGACGGCAAAAGAACGAGATCCCAAGAAATCGTTTATCGCCGATACACTAGGCCAAGTTCACAAGAACCATCTAAAGAACAAAGAGTCTTCCACTGACACAAAAGCACTTTTACTGCTGGCCCAGAAGGCCATTGAGGCCTTTGAAGAAGAAGAGCGACTTGCTGAAGAAGAACATAAGAAAAGTTTGATAGAGGAAGAGAAATCCAAAGTCCTGCGTGAGTTAAACACCAGAGGACACTTTGGTTTTCTTCAAGTGTGCAGCATTCTGTTTGATCGACTTAGTGAAGACAAAACCTGGAGAAGAGTTCTCACAAACAACATAACCATGGGCTCGGCCCTAAAATTGCTTGGAGACAATAAACTTTTTAGGTTTAGTAACTTTGTAGACAGTCTAAGAGAGAAAGTTGAAAAGAAATTTGAATTTTTTGATACCTTTCTCGCTTATTCTGTGTCCATCACGAGAAAAGACAAGGCGTACGTTTCTTGGGAGGCAGCACAAAGCTGCAAAAAGTACATTGGAAGTCGGGACCCAAAGACAAAGACAAATTTGAAAAAAACACCCAGAGCCTGAAACAAAAACTAGCTGTCACCTCCGCTGGAGTCCTCTCGTGTCTAGACAGAAGATGCACCTTATCAGATGTTCAACATGTTGTGAAGTGTTGGGAGGAAATGTGTCAAAGCAAAGATTCTGCTTTTGTCAACTTCATCCTGGCTAAGATCGTGCTTTCAAACAAAATCAACACTCCACCGAGTTCTGGCCATCAACACACACTTAGACAAATGAAACCACCATGCCCTGTAGAATATCACATGCTAAACCTGCTTCTGTTCTGGCCCACAGAAGACGAGGACAAACCTAAATCTGACCTCAACATACTAACCGAACGTGTTAGGCATGCTTATGAAGGGGAATATGGGACGGTCTTTCGATCAAGATACCTTCGACCTTTATTTTTTATTGGACCAGGCAAAAGCTTGACCAGTTTTGTCCACCGACGGACCCTTGAGATTGTGTTTACTAAAGATGCACTAATAGAATCAAACACTAACTGGAGAAGCGAGAACATTTTCAAGGATCCCATCGTTCAAGAGCGCCTTATCAAAATCGAAGGAGTTGTACGACACTACCGAGTGTATGCAACATTCAGAGGCACAGAGGTCGAGGTAGAAGCCAACAGAAAAGACAGCCTCTGGAAGTCAGGTGATGTCACCTTTTACCTTGGAATAACCATTAAAGGTCCGGTGGCCTTCAGCATTCAGAGGAGACTAACAATCGCTGAGGGTAAGAAAAACAACTGCTCATTTAAAATCACAACACAAACTAATTAATGTGAATTCTGTGAAATTGCTTCAAATATTTAAATAGCACTTTATGATACACTCACTGGCCTgtttattaggtacaccttgcTCATACTGTTGGACCCACTTTACCTTCAGATATTCCGTAATTCCTAATGTCACAGATTCAAGGAGGTGTAGGAaattcctcagaggttctggtctttCTCAACATAGCATCACACAATTCCATCTATCACgtgaatggtaaaatggtaaatggtctgtgttGAAAAAAGATTTTCGATTCCTCCAGacctgtagcctggcaagccagactaaataaatgtattatttagtctggccacgctccactgacggctctcggttgtggggcgggttctaccgttgtctttcaaatgatctccgcattccactggacaatgaatgtgacatactcttgtttcactctgttgcatcatcccacccaccaggcatatagagtgccctgattggcccacaaagtggataaagctctgtgatttgttcactaagcagatagagcactatgattggcccaccattatggaccaatcacagctctttatgtgtttgaaacccctctagagagctgtgattggctagccagagtcctggtaggagctgcggaggttccaatggagcatgactagaccaaactttgcaaagcaagaatttggtctagttcactaggctaccagaCCTGTGTATTAAACAAAAGCAGTTCTGGATTACCTCTCAATCTGTGTGTTAATAAAACCAGGCTGTGAGGTCAGAGAGAGGTCTGTGtgtgtaacccccaaattccactacctccgctccgctccggtccgtccccgccttccgcagccgctcgcttccgaactcaatttttactggtacccgctctacaacggctccgctctggtgcggagacctgaggggggcaaacaagcatgcgcgggattttcgagatcttgcgatacagtccgagcaataaacgcggaagttagatccaaacacccgttgtgtgggagaagcatcgaaatgaactgtttaatctgcccatcatttgtgttgagacatcagcagtgtttggatcaataaagtgtgactactttgatagtagaaactgtatttatggcttaattttgtgcatttaaacttcagctgccattgatagtgattaaaagttgttaaatctgtgcatatgaaacaaaaaacgcattttgtttatcgatttattgtgaaatacggaaattgtgcttgctccttttcctgttgagcCGTTGTGATttatgtccatttactgcggaggtgctccggcgtccggcgaaaataggatcgattctatttttgccggacgccggaacagagggcggcgcacggcgccgcactgccggagcacggctgcagtagtggaattgctctgattgactacaacgggatcaattttgctccggcgttcgtgtcggagcggagcggaggtagtggaatttgggggtaaatgtGTGTTGACTCCTGAGCTCCCAATGTCGTAGGGGTTGCATAacttaattttttaaaaagtcgacagtcaagtaatgaaaatcgagtggacttcgactagtcgttgatgacgtcatacacctgaagcggcacggggggggggggggggggggggggtagacggTAGGTTCGCTAGAGTTTTTGactattaaaattgcgcccacattttctaagttaacacatctcttttaacaacggtagtttctgcttcagctctctcccccctccccctgcgcagcagccgcaaactcactgatgcacctgcagcctctcagagttcctgctgctttaaacattaaaataattatttcattttctgttcctcacttctgattaccttcagtggtgtttgtttgttgcaaccaggtacaaaaacaaacttgtttttatttgactatttttttgtcctgcctgtttattatcttcctgcatctcctctcaatcctaaagaaaaactgctacctgggttcatttatattcaccttatgagttacctttgaactgcagttctaaggtctaccgaccgcaaaacagcggagtgctgctgctcgccggccgactacaacgggacagtttttgctgtggagttcgtgccggagcggagcgcagcggagatagtggaattttggaccgcggtgatgcgcctcgctccgcagcagcaaaacgcatcaggcacaaataacagacagaaaacattaaaggaaatgagccgacatgaacgatcgcgtgtttaatttgtttttgaggtggtgacacctgatttggcggtgctcaggacgcagatgtctggagcacatcaacgatcagagctttgcatgcgcaaactggttaagattaggatgggggtgaggggaaggtaaaattgcaagagggaaaaggtcacagtttggttaaatgtccgttttaccgccggtgtcggtacagactctctggcacagcgcgtcgtctccacctcccgacgcaggggctcatgacctgctgtcttttccgaggactgcatcttgtcagtcattatcacgtgacagcgactagtcgatgacaggcataaaaagtcactacagagccgtgaagtcgactagtcgactagttcatacaacccctacaatGTCGTAAATAATGGATGTGCTTCACTACTCTGCTGTTTTTGGTGAATATATGTTGGGCTTTAGCCTTTTACTGACCTCTGTGGGGTTAGTCCAGTATGCAATAAATATTCAGGGTAGACGCTGTGTCTAGGATATGTTTATGATTGGCTTAAAGCAGACCGCTGGAGTGGAGGAGACAAGGAAGGGGGGTACGCCTCCCCCTGCTGAATAATGACTACAAGAGAGGAATGAGGTAATGCCGGAAGGACCTAAGCAAGAGACGCTGGGAGGAGTCACAAAGGCCGGCAGAGTGCTTCCTGAGGCGGGAGTTGTCATGGAGACGAAGAGGAGACCAGAAGGAGGGGGAAGTGAAGAAATAAAAAGGGGGGCCCAGGAGGAGTTGGGGTTCGGGTTCGAGTTGAGTTCTGGAAGAGTTCTGTACGAGTTTGGCGGAGCTCGGTGGTTTTTGACCCGCTGTGTCGGGGTGATTGTCTggattaattttctttttttcatcATATTAAATAAAAACCTTGGTTCCTTATTGTATGGAACTTAAAAAGGATTTTCAGTGCCTGGGGTCTCCGGTTGGTGACTTGTAACCAaaaaggtgagatgctggttaCTTGTTATCCCACTCCAAGAGGTTTAGAGTCGTTAACCTGAGCAATACATAAGCTGCAGGTGACTAAGGTGTGTTTGGGTTTGAACAGAGTCTTCCTTTGAGCTGCAAGCAGTGCGTTTGCCGGGATCAGAGTCTAGGTTAATGGTGATCGCTGATTAGCTCCTATAGTGTGCAGGCAGTCTTAGAGAGCGACTGAATATCACGCCCACGCATAAATAGAAATACAAGACAACCCTGAGACGTAACGTCTGttaaagagtcagctagtttgggaAGATGGCTTGTAACATGGCGCCCTTAACGTGGGGCGGTGATTTTACAGTTGTGATGAAAAAAGCCTGTTAGTGAGCTTAGAAAGTCCGGAACTGGGAAATTCTCCGCAAGGGCGGACAATTGTCCATAAGGAGCCGGCTATATTGGTCAAGGGGCCGCTTAGGGAAACCTATGAGCTCTGATTCTGAAGTCTAGTAGCTGGAAATGTTTGGGACCTCCTAATCTGATTGAATCGTTTCTGTGGGAATACGTTCCCTCCACCAAGTGCACACGGCACGAGGAGGCTTTGTGGGAGCCTCGTGAAAGATTCTCACACGCAGGAAAGTGAGTGGCCTCGTAAAAGAatctctcaaaacagaattaaaTCGCAGGTTGCAATTCCTGACCTCGTGGACGGAATCCGAGGCAGAGCCGCTAAGTTGTTGccggtgtgtgtgcacgcacaccctGTCTTTAAAGGACAACGATTTTGATGCGGGTGATCTTTATGAGTAAAGGTACTCGTGTAACTGAAGGAAATTTAGGGATGGCTGCAGTAAGCGAATATGGTTCCGAGGAGGAGGAACGCGGTGAGAGAATGGCTGATATCGAGGGCTTGTGGGCTCATGATGACCCAGCTAGAGTGCGAGCGATACTTTCTGGAAAGGCCCAGAACGGGACAAGTTTCTCCCATGGGAGAGGGAACTTGCAGCTTGGCATAAATATTTGTTTCCAATTTTGTGCTTAGCTGATGGCCAACCTGTGTTACTGTACACAAAGGAACCAGAGCTTTGGAATTTCACATCCACTCACATGATTCCAGGTAAGGCTCTGACGTCCAGAAATGAGAAATGGGATGCAATGTTGCTCGATACCACAATTTCACTGATCCCCGAGGGTTCTGATGTAAAACCTAAGAAAAGGAAGGAGATTGAACCTCCTAGAGACCCGGAGAAGGGCATCACCTACTACACAGACGGGTCAAAAACCCAGGATGACGTTATGGCATTCTGGGCATGGACTAAATATGTACATAACAAAAGACCTCTCAGAGAAAAGGGAGGATTGCAGGTTCTGCTCAGAAGGCGGAGCTTACGGCTGTGTTAGAGGCGATGGTGCACCATGTGAGGACACATGGAAAATCCCCTGCGCTGATCATTACTGACAGCGAGTGGGTGTGTAAGGGGGTGAACAATGAACTACCCATGTGGGGAGAAGCATGGAATGACCAAGGGTCAGACTGGAGGACCTGTGAAGTTTACAGACGAGTGGGCTCTGGTTGCTAACTGTCTGAGAAAAGGTAACTTCCAGGTTCGACACCAGCCGGCTCACACGTTGAGTGACACCTCTGCTGTCAGAGGAAATGCTGAGGTGGACAAACTGGTTCAGGACAGGATGGTGAGATTGGTTTTGCATGACAGCACAGAGTCTGACCATGACCTGGTGAAGAAGTTACATGAGACTCTGGGACACCATGGCTTTCAGAGGCTGAAGAAGTGGTGCTTGCAGAATGCAGTTTGCATTCCCCATTTGGACTCTGTGCTGAGAGACATTAAATCACGCTGTGCTCTATGCTTGGAGCTGGGCAAACAACGCACAGAGAAAGTGGTCGGTGACCGCATTGGCCCGGAAGGTTTGACCTCTGTCTCATGTGACATTGGAGAGCTAAAGAGAACGCGAAGGGGCAATAAGTATTTCCTAGTGGTCAAAAGAAACAGGGGGGAAAATGTAGGAGGTATGTTTCCTTTGTCCAATATGACAGCAGGAAAGATTGCGGAATGTCTAGCGAGAATCCTGGTGTGTTATCCACAGATCAAAGCTATCAGGATGGATAATGCACCACATTtcaaaaataaagttgttctggagctgctggagaatgaAGGACTAATAATCCAGTGGTCCATTCTTTACAAGCCACATACAAACGGAGTGGCTGAGAGAGCAGTTTGCACCGTTAAAGAGGCGATAAAAACTTTGAACTTGAAGGAATGGGATTCTCCAGGAGCAGTTCTGGCTATTAATAAGGCTCTGTTAGAACAGCCTTTGAGACAAGAAACTGCTAAAGACACACTCTCTGTCTCTCCACAGGGAGAACAAGAGAGG contains:
- the LOC129165126 gene encoding sterile alpha motif domain-containing protein 9 — protein: MARRPALSTSTGEELYVEGIMDEFTLLDIVYENQFEGDILDQDIMEETEANFYRGAPPEWLNFHINELRSSPFIKRDGYGRLVQWIYERTKGPGTSMVKLFHQQGSGGTTLAMQVLWDMRKTFRRAVLTGSTLETTKIAKEVVHLFTGGSEHDHNTVLLLLNNEFILDNLQDCIMAEITEQEVVADTPIVILFNCVRNDYVVLQKERSYKEKVEFKDKQDVILKTTLSDSEKEQFEAKKEDLSRRYGDKTKQFHGFNILQTDFSRDYIQEVCAIFEKTERRNKPLKMQLVAFLSLLNAYVPGSYLLESDCLQFLRRDKSVRGDLSLADLMQPFSHLILSYKHEKRREKKIQMAHPMIAKCCTKLLTKAEVTRRDKARNFLISFCKGDVSTYLLGFIKDLLTKREKKKTKMEENTEKPGVRLQKEDEDVEKYSRLILDITKKEDKKESASVLKVASNKFVTNPCFPQALARFCYRELKDYKEAEMWAKTAKERDPKKSFIADTLGQVHKNHLKNKESSTDTKALLLLAQKAIEAFEEEERLAEEEHKKSLIEEEKSKVLRELNTRGHFGFLQVCSILFDRLSEDKTWRRVLTNNITMGSALKLLGDNKLFRFSNFVDSLREKVEKKFEFFDTFLAYSVSITRKDKAYVSWEAAQSCKKYIGSRDPKTKQKLAVTSAGVLSCLDRRCTLSDVQHVVKCWEEMCQSKDSAFVNFILAKIVLSNKINTPPSSGHQHTLRQMKPPCPVEYHMLNLLLFWPTEDEDKPKSDLNILTERVRHAYEGEYGTVFRSRYLRPLFFIGPGKSLTSFVHRRTLEIVFTKDALIESNTNWRSENIFKDPIVQERLIKIEGVVRHYRVYATFRGTEVEVEANRKDSLWKSGDVTFYLGITIKGPVAFSIQRRLTIAEDIP